DNA from Corynebacterium stationis:
CGTCTATGTTCAACGGTGTCGTTGCCGAATACTACGGTGTTCCAACTCCGATCACGCAGATGTCTTCCATCAGCGTTCCAGAGCCACGCATGCTGCTCATCAAGCCTTATGAGCAGTCCATGATGGGCGAGATCGAAAACGCCATCCGTAACTCCGACCTAGGTGTTAACCCAACCAATGATGGTCAGGTTCTGCGCGTTACCATTCCACAGTTGACTGAAGAGCGTCGTCGTGACCTAGTCAAGGTTGCGAAGTCCAAGGGCGAAGACGGCAAGATTGCTATCCGCAATATTCGTCGTAAGGCCATGGAACAGCTTAAGAAGCTGCAAAAAGATGGCGACGCTGGCGAAGACGAAATCGCTGCAGCTGAAAAGGAAATGGAAAAGATTACCCATAACTACATCGAGCAGGTCGATAAGCTCGTTGCCAATAAGGAAGCTGAGTTGATGGAAGTTTAATCTTCCTTAAGATTCTGTTCCCAGGTGCTGCCGTTGAAGCGGCAGCACTTTTCATATTGACGAAGGGCGACGATGAAAACTGTGCCAAAACCGAAAAATAGTGCCGGGCGTAATCTTCCGGTGGCTATTGGCGTTGGTATTGGGTTAGGTGCACTCGTAATCTTTGCGATGTGGGCTGGCCAGCTAGCGTGGTACATCGTCGTGGCGGCAGCAGTAGCAGTTGCCATGTGGGAAGTGCTGACACGCCTGCGTGAGCACTCTTATCACCTTCCACGCACCTTGATGATCCTCGGCGGTCAGGCAATGGTGTGGAGCTCCTGGCCTTTGGAAACTAAAGGTCTCATGGCGGTCTACGTCATTTCAGTCTTAGCGCTGATGTTTGGCAGGCTCTTTCACAACGGTAGGCATCGCCCGCCGATCAACTACCAGCGGGATATGTCAGTCGGCGTCTTTGTCCTGACCTGGATTCCGATGTTTGGCTCTTTTGCGGCGATGCTATCTGCCACGTCGCAGGGTGCTGCGACCATCTTGGTGTTTATGCTCTGCGTCGTCGCATCTGATACTGGTGGCTATATCACCGGTGTTATGTTTGGTTCGCACCCGATGGCACCAGCGGTTAGTCCGAAGAAATCCTGGGAAGGTTTCGCCGGCTCTATTGTATTTGGCATGGTCACCGGTGCGCTCAGCATTCACTTCTTACTCGAACGCGAAGCCTGGGTTGGCGCGATCATGGGCCTTGGCCTGGTGGTATGCGCGAGCCTCGGAGACTTGGTGGAGTCTCAATTCAAACGCGAACTGGGCATTAAAGATATGTCGAATATCTTGCCTGGCCACGGCGGTCTGATGGACCGCCTCGATGGTATGTTGCCAGCCGCGATGGTTACCTGGGTGGCTATTTCTTTCCTAGGCGTTTGATTTGGCGGCGCAACTCCAGCATGCGCCAGACGCCAATAAGAGCCATAAATAGTGCTCCGCCAATAGCAAAGAGTAAGAATGCGATTCCGGCGGGGAATGCTCCGGACCATGCGAAGATGTTTAGCTCTACCGACTGCTGATTTTGCAGAATGAACACAATCAACAAGATCAGAAGCAGGAAACCGATAATAAGCGCAATCCATGTAGACGCCGCAATAGAACCTTTGACCTTTGTAGGCTGCGCGGGGGTTGGCTCTACCGAGGTAGGTTGTACGGGGGCCGTTTCCCCAGTTGCAGATTCAATTTCGGTGTATTCGAATTCTTCATTAGGCGTAGTCATACTCCTCATTAAATCGCCTGAAATCGGTTTTGCCCACTCAACCCGCCCAAAATTGGGAGAAATAGGCTAAATCATGCGAAGATGTCGGATATGGCGCAACCAATTGAATTAAATTTTACAAAACCCCGTCGCGGGCTTCCTCCGAAGCACTTCGCTGACTACACCCAGGCAGAGCGCATTGAAATCCTAGCTGAGCTGGGTCTGCCAAAATTCCGTGCTAAGCAGTTGGCTAAGCACTACTACGTCCACCACACCGTGGATGTGGAAGAGATGACCGATATCCCAGAGTCCGCGCGCAAGGACATCCAGGAGAAATTCTTCCCACCGCTGATGACCCAGATCCGCGGCTTTTCCACCGACGACGGAGAGACCACCAAGTCCCTGTGGCGTCTGCACGATGGCACCCTGCTGGAATCCGTACTCATGCGTTACCCTGGTCGCGCAACGCTGTGTATCTCTTCCCAGGCTGGCTGCGGCATGGCATGTCCTTTCTGCGCAACGGGTCAGGGCGGCCTGGACCGCAACCTTTCTACCGCAGAGATCGTCGAGCAGCTCCGCAACGCGTCGAAGACCATGGAGGCTGAAGGCAGCCGTTTGAGCAACGTCGTGTTCATGGGCATGGGCGAGCCGCTGGCTAACTACAAGCGCGTTGTGCATGCTGTGAAGCAATTTACTGACCCTGATGGATTTGGGATGTCAATGCGCAACATCACCATCTCCACGGTTGGCCTGGCACCAGCAGTTCGCAAGCTTGCCGATGAAGGCCTGTCATGCACCCTCGCGATTTCCCTGCACACGCCTGACGATGAGTTCCGTAACGAGCTCGTTCCGGTAAACCAACGCTGGGATGTTGAAGAGATTCTGGATGCAGCCCGCTACTACGTAGACAAGACTTCGCGTCGTGTCTCCATCGAGTATGCGCTCATCCGCGACAAAAACGATCAGGATTTCCGCGCAGATATGCTTGGCGAAAAGTTGCACAAGGCACTAGGCTCGAAAGTCCACGTCAACTTGATTCCGCTGAACCCAACTCCTGGGTCCGAGTGGGACGCTTCACCAAAAGATCGTCAGGAAGAGTTTGTTCGCAGGGTAATTGCTCAAGGTGTGCCATGCACCGTCCGCGACACTAAGGGACAGGAGATTGCCGCAGCGTGTGGACAGCTCGCCGCTGAAGAAAGGCAATAATGGACGCACTTCGGATCGAAGGCCTCACCAAGAAATACGGCGACAAGATCGCTGTAGACAATCTCAATTTGAGCATTCCTTATGGCTCAATTTATGGCATCGTCGGTCCGAATGGAGCAGGTAAAACCACGACCTTGACCATGGTCTGTGGAATTACCAAGCCCGATGCAGGTACCGCGTGGATCGCGGGGCATGAAACCGGAACCTTAGAGTCCAAGAAGGCTATGGGCCTTTTAATGGATGGGGCACCGGTCTTTGAAAAGCTCTCTGGTGCTGAATACCTGCAATACCTTGGCGCACTGCGCAGCATGGCCGAGGAAGAAGTCCAAGAACGCAGCAGGGAATTACTTTCAGCGCTTGGGCTTGCCGATGCTGCGACGAAATACATCGGGGACTATTCCGCCGGTATGACTAAGAAGATTCTGCTTGCCGGCGCAATTTTGCATGATCCGGAAGTCCTCATCCTCGACGAACCTCTTGAGGCAGTCGACCCAGTTTCTTCTCGCATGGTGCAGCAGCTTTTGCGCAGCTATGCAGCACGCGGCGGAACCGTCATTCTTTCCTCTCACGTCATGGAGCTGGTCGAGGGACTGTGTGACCACGTAGCTCTCATCAACAATGGGCAAGTCGCAGTAGATGGCCCGCTTGATGAAGTACGCCAGGGCAAATCGCTTACCGATGTCTTCGTCGAGTACGCCGGCGGTGCCAAATTCGACGACTCAACCTTTACTTGGCTGCGGGGGAACTAATGACCTCCACGCTATTTAAACTCCACCGCACGCTGTGGTGGCGCACCATCAAATCCAACCCGACGGTGCTCGTCGCAGGCGGCATGATTTTGGTCTACGGACTTCTTAGCGTCTTGTCTATGGCTTTCGAAGTCAACTCTCCTGAGGCGCTACATGCACCCGTTGCCTTCGGCATGGCCGCGATGTTGATTTTGGCGATGGCGATGCCTGCCAATGAGCAACAAATTACGCAGGAAACTTTCCGTACGCTTCCGATAGACAACTTAAAGCCTGCGATGGCGCTTTCTTCTTTGTGGACCTCGCGCGCGATGCTGACGATATTTTTCACCATTATTTGGGCGGGCTTCGCCTTTACTCAGCTTCCTCTTGTCCAAGGCATTATGTTTATCATTGGCTCTGTTATCGCAGCAGCCACCACGATTGTGTACATGGATGTCATCGCGAAGATCGGCAAATCACGTAAGGAAGTTCTTGGCCTTATCGGCGGTATCGGAGTTATCGCCGTAATATTTTTCGCCGTCAACATCACCAACTCCGCAGCGATGGACCTCCCACTCGATGAGGTCGGCGAGATCTCAGCATGGACCCCGTTTGCGGCGGCAACTGGGTGGGCGACAGGGAGCATCGTCAAGCTGCTCATTGCTGTTGCAACCCTGGCCCTGGGGGTGTGGCTGTGGTGGCGCGATATCGAGGAAGCACCTGCGCGCGTCAAAGACCACGACAAGTCAGATTTAACTTTGCCGTTTGTGCCACATACGCCAACTGGTATCGAATTTGCGCGCAGTCTGCGCTACGTATTCCGTGATAACCGACTTCTGCTGTCAGTGTTGGTCCTTCCGATTGTGGTTATTGTTTTGATGGTGCAATCAACCGCGCAGGGAATTGCGGAGATTTCCTACATCGCAGTGGTCATGAGTGCGCTTCTTGCGGGCTCCATTGCTGTTAATGACTTCGGCTACGACGGGCCGGCAATGTGGGTAAAGATGGTTGCGCCGGTGCCAACTTCGCGGCTTCTACTCGCGCGGCACTGGGCACACATGTGCCTTTCTGCCTTGGTCACCGTAGTTTTTGCAATCATCATTTTGGTGATTCACGGAATCACGAGCGTCACCATGATGGTCTGTTTCGTCAGTATCGGCGTGTTGATGGTCTCAGCCGCACTTTCGTTACTCCTTACTGCATTTAACCCTTATCCGGTTGCACCTCCCGGAACTAGTCCATGGGCAGACAAATCCGGCTATTCGGGTGCCGCCTTTATCGCCGTCTTTGCGCTTATGTTCTTAGGCTGGATTCCTGTTGCACCTGGTGTGGTACTGTTCTTCCTTGGATATCAAGTTTTGGGCATAGCTATCGCGCTGATCGTTCCAGCTGCAATTTACGGTGGCGTTATTGCTCTGGTGACCAAGAATGCGGCCTCGCGTATGCCGAAGGTCTACGCGAAAGCAGGCTCCTGGGTTAATTAAAAGGGAGGTTCTTCATCGTCGAACCCCTGAAGAACCTCCTCGGTAACTTTTTCGCAACCTAGTCAACATCAGTCAATATCTGCGCGAAAGCACGTGCATTGCGTCGACGAGAGTTTTTGGCTTGAGCCACCGTCTGTGCCCACCGCGTCTTGGCATCGCACGTGGGGCCGTTTGGCGTCGTGGCCTCCCATGAACTGGCACTAGGTAGCCAAAAGATCTCGCGGGTAAGGGATCCATGATGTAGAAAGCACGACGGTCCGTCTTCACATTGTGTTGGTGTTGGCACAAGCTGGCGATATTTCGTGCTGACGTTGGGCCCCCGTCGCTGTGGTTACGGCGATGGTCTGTCTGGCTGTGGTGTGCTGAGATATAACGGCAAGCCAGCGGCACGTGCCGTCTAGTCCGACTACTGCTGCATGCTAAGACAATAAGGCGGATGATACTTTCCCGAATCTTTGTTCGATCGAGTGGGCAAAGAAAACCGCTTCCGATTGAACGGAAGCGGCAGGGGATTACTAATTACCTCTCCAGAGCTTGCTTCGAAGCAGGCTTTTCGCGCAGGTGCTCAACGAGGGCAGGGTCAATGTTGATAGCGCGTAGCTCGGCGTCGGATAGTGATGAGTAGTCGCCGCTCAAAGTCTTCTGGTTGTAGTTCCAGTCTGGTTCTACGTGGCCTTCAGGCTTGTTGTGGCCGGTCAGGGTGCGTACCTGGGAGAGCTTCGGCTGGAATGCGTGAATGAGCAAGCCAATAGCGACAAGGGCAGCCAGAGTGAAGAGCCAGATGGTTTCAACGTGACCGGTGTGGTTACCGAAGTTAAAGCCCAGCAGGATAAGTACTGTTACCCAACCAGCGATCTGGGTACCCGTGCGTGGGGTGCGGGACCAGCCGAAGCCAGCAGAAGGGACGTCAATGGTAGACACGCCGTCGTATACCTCTGGCGCCTTGTTGTGAGAAGACACGTGCTCTCCTTAGTTCTGTCAAAGCCACAATTCTCATCCTAACCTTAGTCCATCAACCATGTAGTTGTGATAATCCACCCCCGAATAATTCTTAAGATTGACTAAGGTGGGGTGAGTGAAACGTATTTTGATTCTTGGCTCAACTGGCTCCATTGGAACGCAAGCGCTTGAAGTAATTAGCGCCAATCCCGATAAATTCGAGGTCGTAGGCATTGCAGCGGGCGGTTCTGACCCTGCTTTGGTGGTGGAGCAGGCGCGAGCATTTAAGCTTTCTGCGCACCAGGTCGCGGTGGCTAACCCTCAAGCCGCGGAGAAGGTTGCGCAGGAACTCGGCGGGGCAGTCGTTGATTCGGCAGCGAAGTTGGTTCGCGAGATTGAGGCGGATACCGTGCTCAATGCGCTAGTGGGCTCCATGGGCTTGGAATCGACGCTGGCAACAATTGAGGCTGGGGAGATTCTTGCGCTGGCCAATAAGGAGTCGCTGGTAGCGGGCGGGGCTATCGTGATGGATAAGGTCAGGCCGGGGCAGTTGATTCCGGTTGACTCGGAGCATTCGGCGATGGCGCAGTGTTTGCGCTCCGGTGAGCGCGGGGAGTTGGCGCGATTGGTGCTGACTGCCTCTGGTGGGCCATTTCGGGGTTGGACACGTGAGCAGATGTGGGAGGTTACTCCGCAGCAGGCCGCCGCGCACCCGACGTGGTCAATGGGGCAGATGAACACGTTGAACTCGGCAACTTTGGTAAATAAGGGCCTTGAGCTCATAGAAGCCACTTTGCTTTTCGATGTTGATGCTTCGCTTATCGATGTCACCGTGCACCCACAGTCCATCATCCACTCGATGGCAACGTTCGTGGATGGCTCGACGATTGCGCAGGCCTCACCACCTTCGATGAAGCTGCCAATTTCGCTGGCGTTGGATTGGCCACATCGTGTCGCTGATGCGCAGCCGGCCCTGGACTTTACGCAGTCCTTCCAATGGCAGTTTGAGCCGGTCGGTGAAGCATTTTCTGCGGTTGACCTTGCAGCCGAGGTTGCAGGGAAGGGGTCTTTGCCCGCGGTTTATAACGCCGTGAATGAAGAAGCCGCGGCTGCGTTTTTGGCTGGGAAGATTAAGTTCCCGCAGATCGTTGATTGCGTTACCGAAGTTGTGGATTCTGCCTCCGCGTTTGCTGGTGTACCCTCAAGCGTCGAGGATGTGCTTGAGGTCGAAGCTGAAGCACGAAAGCGTGCGCACGACGTGCTGTCCGCTTGGTCATCTCGCTAAACAATTTAAGTAGAAGGTTTTCATGACGAATCTCTTGGGCATTGTGCTCTTTGCCCTCGGTATCTGTCTCACGGTTGCATTGCACGAGGCAGGCCACATGCTTACAGCGCGAGCATTTGGCATGCGTGTGCGCCGATTCTTCATCGGCTTCGGGCCGACGCTGTGGAGTTTCAAAAAGAATAAGACCGAGTACGGTGTTGCGGCATTACCGCTTGGCGGATTTTGCGATATCGCGGGCATGACTGCGCACGATGACTTCATCACTGAAGAAGAACGTCCTTATGTCATGTATAAAAAGCCGTGGTGGCAGCGCATTATCGTGCTCTCAGGCGGTGTGGCGGTCAACCTGATTCTGGGCTTCTTGATTTTGTTTGTGGTTGCGCAAACTGCCGGTTTAGCCAATCCCAATGCGGATGTGCGTCCCGTAGTTGATGAGGTGACGTGTTCAGCGGATCAATTGGACAACGGCGAGCTTGGTGAGTGCTCCGGTCTCGGCGCAGGGGAAGCAGCCGGCATTGAAGTCGGCGATAGAATCTTGACCCTTAATGGTCAAGAAGTTGCCACTTTTGAGCAGCTGCGCGAAGAAGTTCTGGTACGCCCAGGCGAAACAGTCACAATCGGGGTGGAGCGAGGTGCGCAAGTCCTTGAGCTTCCAGTAACTTTGGACTCTGTACAGCGCATTGTTGGCGGAGAAATGGTGGAAGCTGGCGCCATTGGTTTGGCGCAGAAACCCCTGGATATCATCGAAAAGCATGGCTTTATCAGCGCGTTTCCTGCGACCTGGAGCTATTCCATGTACATGCTCGATGCCACGGTGCACGGGATTGCGGAGTTCCCATCGAAGATTCCTGGCGTGGTCGCATCGATTTTCGGTGCAGAACGCGATGTGGAAGGCCCCATGTCGGTGGTTGGTGCATCGCGCGTCGGCGGCGAATTAGTTGAAGCGAATCTGTGGGCGGCGTTCTTTATGATGCTGGCATCGCTGAATTACTTCCTCGCTCTGTTTAATCTCATACCGCTGCCGCCATTTGATGGAGGTCATATCGCGGTAGTTATTTATGAAAAAATCCGGGATTTCTTCCGGAAAATTCAAAGCAAGGCTCCAGCTGGCCCCGCGGACTATA
Protein-coding regions in this window:
- the frr gene encoding ribosome recycling factor, whose product is MIDEIQLESEERMANSVEHTREELVTIRTGRANPSMFNGVVAEYYGVPTPITQMSSISVPEPRMLLIKPYEQSMMGEIENAIRNSDLGVNPTNDGQVLRVTIPQLTEERRRDLVKVAKSKGEDGKIAIRNIRRKAMEQLKKLQKDGDAGEDEIAAAEKEMEKITHNYIEQVDKLVANKEAELMEV
- a CDS encoding phosphatidate cytidylyltransferase, yielding MKTVPKPKNSAGRNLPVAIGVGIGLGALVIFAMWAGQLAWYIVVAAAVAVAMWEVLTRLREHSYHLPRTLMILGGQAMVWSSWPLETKGLMAVYVISVLALMFGRLFHNGRHRPPINYQRDMSVGVFVLTWIPMFGSFAAMLSATSQGAATILVFMLCVVASDTGGYITGVMFGSHPMAPAVSPKKSWEGFAGSIVFGMVTGALSIHFLLEREAWVGAIMGLGLVVCASLGDLVESQFKRELGIKDMSNILPGHGGLMDRLDGMLPAAMVTWVAISFLGV
- a CDS encoding LapA family protein, translating into MTTPNEEFEYTEIESATGETAPVQPTSVEPTPAQPTKVKGSIAASTWIALIIGFLLLILLIVFILQNQQSVELNIFAWSGAFPAGIAFLLFAIGGALFMALIGVWRMLELRRQIKRLGKK
- the rlmN gene encoding 23S rRNA (adenine(2503)-C(2))-methyltransferase RlmN, giving the protein MAQPIELNFTKPRRGLPPKHFADYTQAERIEILAELGLPKFRAKQLAKHYYVHHTVDVEEMTDIPESARKDIQEKFFPPLMTQIRGFSTDDGETTKSLWRLHDGTLLESVLMRYPGRATLCISSQAGCGMACPFCATGQGGLDRNLSTAEIVEQLRNASKTMEAEGSRLSNVVFMGMGEPLANYKRVVHAVKQFTDPDGFGMSMRNITISTVGLAPAVRKLADEGLSCTLAISLHTPDDEFRNELVPVNQRWDVEEILDAARYYVDKTSRRVSIEYALIRDKNDQDFRADMLGEKLHKALGSKVHVNLIPLNPTPGSEWDASPKDRQEEFVRRVIAQGVPCTVRDTKGQEIAAACGQLAAEERQ
- a CDS encoding ABC transporter ATP-binding protein; protein product: MDALRIEGLTKKYGDKIAVDNLNLSIPYGSIYGIVGPNGAGKTTTLTMVCGITKPDAGTAWIAGHETGTLESKKAMGLLMDGAPVFEKLSGAEYLQYLGALRSMAEEEVQERSRELLSALGLADAATKYIGDYSAGMTKKILLAGAILHDPEVLILDEPLEAVDPVSSRMVQQLLRSYAARGGTVILSSHVMELVEGLCDHVALINNGQVAVDGPLDEVRQGKSLTDVFVEYAGGAKFDDSTFTWLRGN
- a CDS encoding ABC transporter permease; translated protein: MTSTLFKLHRTLWWRTIKSNPTVLVAGGMILVYGLLSVLSMAFEVNSPEALHAPVAFGMAAMLILAMAMPANEQQITQETFRTLPIDNLKPAMALSSLWTSRAMLTIFFTIIWAGFAFTQLPLVQGIMFIIGSVIAAATTIVYMDVIAKIGKSRKEVLGLIGGIGVIAVIFFAVNITNSAAMDLPLDEVGEISAWTPFAAATGWATGSIVKLLIAVATLALGVWLWWRDIEEAPARVKDHDKSDLTLPFVPHTPTGIEFARSLRYVFRDNRLLLSVLVLPIVVIVLMVQSTAQGIAEISYIAVVMSALLAGSIAVNDFGYDGPAMWVKMVAPVPTSRLLLARHWAHMCLSALVTVVFAIIILVIHGITSVTMMVCFVSIGVLMVSAALSLLLTAFNPYPVAPPGTSPWADKSGYSGAAFIAVFALMFLGWIPVAPGVVLFFLGYQVLGIAIALIVPAAIYGGVIALVTKNAASRMPKVYAKAGSWVN
- a CDS encoding DUF2631 domain-containing protein, producing the protein MSSHNKAPEVYDGVSTIDVPSAGFGWSRTPRTGTQIAGWVTVLILLGFNFGNHTGHVETIWLFTLAALVAIGLLIHAFQPKLSQVRTLTGHNKPEGHVEPDWNYNQKTLSGDYSSLSDAELRAINIDPALVEHLREKPASKQALER
- the dxr gene encoding 1-deoxy-D-xylulose-5-phosphate reductoisomerase, which produces MKRILILGSTGSIGTQALEVISANPDKFEVVGIAAGGSDPALVVEQARAFKLSAHQVAVANPQAAEKVAQELGGAVVDSAAKLVREIEADTVLNALVGSMGLESTLATIEAGEILALANKESLVAGGAIVMDKVRPGQLIPVDSEHSAMAQCLRSGERGELARLVLTASGGPFRGWTREQMWEVTPQQAAAHPTWSMGQMNTLNSATLVNKGLELIEATLLFDVDASLIDVTVHPQSIIHSMATFVDGSTIAQASPPSMKLPISLALDWPHRVADAQPALDFTQSFQWQFEPVGEAFSAVDLAAEVAGKGSLPAVYNAVNEEAAAAFLAGKIKFPQIVDCVTEVVDSASAFAGVPSSVEDVLEVEAEARKRAHDVLSAWSSR
- a CDS encoding M50 family metallopeptidase, whose translation is MTNLLGIVLFALGICLTVALHEAGHMLTARAFGMRVRRFFIGFGPTLWSFKKNKTEYGVAALPLGGFCDIAGMTAHDDFITEEERPYVMYKKPWWQRIIVLSGGVAVNLILGFLILFVVAQTAGLANPNADVRPVVDEVTCSADQLDNGELGECSGLGAGEAAGIEVGDRILTLNGQEVATFEQLREEVLVRPGETVTIGVERGAQVLELPVTLDSVQRIVGGEMVEAGAIGLAQKPLDIIEKHGFISAFPATWSYSMYMLDATVHGIAEFPSKIPGVVASIFGAERDVEGPMSVVGASRVGGELVEANLWAAFFMMLASLNYFLALFNLIPLPPFDGGHIAVVIYEKIRDFFRKIQSKAPAGPADYTKLMPVTYVIAAALMSVAAVIIVADFVNPIKLLG